A genomic segment from Drosophila miranda strain MSH22 chromosome 3, D.miranda_PacBio2.1, whole genome shotgun sequence encodes:
- the LOC108160924 gene encoding probable salivary secreted peptide, whose amino-acid sequence MKFLLSLTILVAAIFVVYGSSASWGRRNSNDYLLSRQVEVRSPIKNNYWNVNVDFPRAGTVNYYNISAIFVYDNFKNTSGATPALWSGGPGFRFAQINLRSQVNRGLNSTIEIYGR is encoded by the exons ATGAAGTTCCTCCTCAGTCTCACCATCCTCGTCGCCGCGATCTTCGTGGTGTACGGTTCCAGCGCCAGTTGGGGACGCCGCAACAGCAACGACTATCTGCTCTCCCGCCAAGTGGAGGTCCGCAGTCCCATTAAGAACAACTACTGGAACGTCAACGTCGACTTCCCACGTGCT GGCACCGTCAACTACTACAACATCTCCGCCATCTTCGTGTACGACAACTTCAAGAACACCTCTGGGGCCACTCCGGCCCTGTGGTCCGGCGGACCAGGCTTCCGCTTCGCTCAGATCAACCTCCGCAGCCAGGTGAACCGTGGCCTCAACTCCACCATCGAGATCTATGGACGCTAA